One genomic segment of bacterium includes these proteins:
- a CDS encoding YqeG family HAD IIIA-type phosphatase, whose protein sequence is MLRWLRPSSQVSTVYDIDLIALRARGIRGVILDLDNTIVPWGVHEVSPRLSVWIAAAQDADLRLCIVSNNMGSRVMSIADRLGLPIVVGALKPRRGALRRALTVMGTTPEATALVGDQLLTDILGGNRLGLHTILVRPQGQREFMLTRLVRLLERFLLRGGSGDR, encoded by the coding sequence GTGCTGCGGTGGCTCCGGCCATCCTCGCAGGTCTCGACGGTCTACGATATTGACCTGATCGCGCTCCGGGCCCGGGGCATCCGCGGGGTCATTCTGGATCTCGACAACACCATTGTTCCGTGGGGCGTCCACGAAGTCAGTCCGCGGCTGTCGGTGTGGATCGCGGCGGCGCAGGATGCGGACCTCCGATTGTGCATTGTGAGCAACAACATGGGCAGCCGCGTGATGTCGATCGCCGACCGACTGGGCCTCCCGATCGTCGTGGGGGCCCTCAAGCCGCGCCGCGGAGCGCTGCGGCGGGCGCTGACCGTGATGGGAACGACGCCGGAGGCGACCGCGCTGGTCGGCGACCAGTTGTTGACCGATATCCTTGGAGGGAATAGGCTCGGATTGCATACGATCCTGGTGCGGCCGCAGGGCCAGAGAGAGTTCATGCTGACCCGCCTGGTCCGGCTGCTGGAGCGGTTCCTGCTGCGTGGGGGCTCGGGGGATCGATGA
- a CDS encoding DUF1292 domain-containing protein, translated as MGGDEDLITLLDEDGVEHEFSLVQVLEVDQRRYAVLQPVVSGEDSDTAVIFRMEDDTLITIEDDAEFERVRQAFEAAEEEDTEDQVPSVSDGPAEGQGEPSH; from the coding sequence ACGTTGCTCGATGAAGACGGGGTCGAGCACGAATTCAGCCTGGTGCAGGTCCTCGAGGTGGACCAGCGGCGATATGCCGTGCTGCAGCCGGTGGTGAGCGGTGAAGACTCGGACACGGCGGTGATCTTCCGCATGGAGGACGACACGCTCATCACGATCGAGGACGACGCCGAGTTTGAGCGAGTTCGCCAGGCCTTCGAGGCCGCCGAGGAGGAAGACACGGAGGACCAAGTGCCGAGCGTGTCCGACGGACCGGCAGAGGGCCAAGGCGAACCGTCGCACTGA